CCGTCGGCAAGAACGGGCCGGCGTCGTTGGAGGCGTTCACGCGGATCGTGACCGTCAACCTGATCGGATCGTTCAACGTCATCCGGTTGGCCGCGGCGCGGATCGCGGCGGCCGAGGAGATCGACGGCGAGCGGGGCGCGATCGTCAACACCGCCTCGGTGGCGGCCTTCGACGGGCAGATCGGGCAGGCCGCCTACTCGGCGTCGAAGGGCGGCATCGTCGGGATGACGCTGCCGATCGCGCGGGACCTGTCCGGTGTGAAGATCCGGGTGGTGACGATCGCGCCGGGGCTGTTCCGCACGCCGCTGTTCGAGACGTTGTCGGACGAGGCCATCGCGTCGCTGGAGACCCAGGTCCCGCATCCGTCACGGCTGGGCGACCCGGCCGAGTTCGCGGCACTGGTGACGCACATCGTCGAGAACCCGATGCTGAACGGCGAGACGATCCGGCTGGACGGTGCGATCCGGATGGCTCCGCGCTGATCTGCCCGAATGGGGATTTGAGCAGGTAGATTTGGTCGTCGCGACCGTCCGGTAGGAGCGTCGGATGACCATCACCGCAAACCCGTCGGTCCGTCAGGTCCTCGCCCAGGTGGTACAGGACCCGCGCTACGCGGCCCTGGCTCGAAAGCCGGTGGTGTCCTGGCCGCATCTGACCCTGGTCGGCATCGCATACGGCGTCTTCGGGCTGACCACGTGGGGTTGGGCCACCGGGCATGTGCCGCTGATCGCGATGCTGATCCTGAATCAGTTCGCAATGTACGTGAGCTTCACGCCGCTGCACGACGCGGTGCACGGGTCGGCGTCGGGCAGCGCGCGGGTCAACGACGCGACCGGGACGATCTCCGGAACCCTTCTGGTGCCGGGCATCTCGACCACGATCTACCGGACCCTGCACATGGAGCACCACCGCTGGGTCGGTGACAAGAGGCGCGACCCCGACGTCTGGTTCGTCCATGCGCCGAAGGCGTTACTGCCGTTGGTGTTCGCCGGGCCGGAATGGATCTGGGCCGTCTGGTACATCCTCAAGCTGTGGTCCACCCGCTGCGTGCGGGAACGGGCGATGTTCGTCGCGATGCTGGCGATCTATCTGGGCGTCTACATCGGTTTCCTGGCCTCGCCGTACCGGCTCGCGTTTTTCGAGGTGTGGCTGCTCCCGCACTGGATGGCCTTCACCGTGCTGGTCTACGTGTTCGCGCACATCCAGCACCCGGAGGAGTCGACCTGGCAGGAAGCGCCCTTCCAGAGCACGGTGGAGGTGCGCGGCACCCTGGTCGGCAAGGTCTATTGGCTCGGGCAGACCGACCACTGCATGCACCACGCGATGCCGCACATCTCCTTCCACCGCTACCACCACCTGTGGGAGTTGTCGGACGGGATCTTCCGCAAGCAGGGGATCCCGGAGCGGGGGATGTTCCGCGGGCCGGGACC
This is a stretch of genomic DNA from Sporichthyaceae bacterium. It encodes these proteins:
- a CDS encoding SDR family NAD(P)-dependent oxidoreductase; this translates as MRIPGSVALVTGGASGLGLATVQALHAAGAGVVIVDLPSSAGKAVAEELGERAVFAPGDVTDADSVAAAVAAADGLGQLRIAVNCAGIGIAERTVGKNGPASLEAFTRIVTVNLIGSFNVIRLAAARIAAAEEIDGERGAIVNTASVAAFDGQIGQAAYSASKGGIVGMTLPIARDLSGVKIRVVTIAPGLFRTPLFETLSDEAIASLETQVPHPSRLGDPAEFAALVTHIVENPMLNGETIRLDGAIRMAPR